A stretch of Ipomoea triloba cultivar NCNSP0323 chromosome 13, ASM357664v1 DNA encodes these proteins:
- the LOC116002573 gene encoding protein ENHANCED DISEASE RESISTANCE 2-like: protein MASGSIFKKVGNDSGSSESGADFRGGGPGSAGAGNAPVEYSGWVYHLGVNSIGHEYCRQRFLVIRGMFVEMYKRDPHESPGAKPVRRGIIGNSFVVEGLGQRRVNHGDVYVVRFYNQLDETKKGEIACATAAEAKKWMEAFDNARQQVEAELSSGDAAMHKLNAESEISLEGHRPRVRRYANGLKELIKRGQGPEKLLRLSSTSSIDSRSELYYDAVGGDPADAREWKCVRTINGVRIFEDVAEAKNGKIVLVKAVGVVEASAETVLDIVLNLDRHQRYEWDTLTGDLELVASLNGHYDVVYGTFEPRHLTWWQSKRDFVFSRQWFHGQDGTHTILQFPAVHKNRAPKSGYRRTKINSSTWEIRDLSTSSNSAKCLVTQMVEIRSKNWFKWKKNDFSEFEKTIPFGLLSQVAGLKEYIGANPGRIRASSGVIFRSKKSDDFVQNSALKGADGVDLFYDAIASDSSSSDEDSDDEVEPTNKEKVVKPKKASWAVARLALSRTSAGTSTSKESNPNSPTTPVIVSNIVGNMQQGKDDNDINCWTAPGGSGFVIRGKTYLKDHTKVKGGDPKFKLIAVDWYKIENCLTKVALHPKCLVQSEAAKKIPFIFIINLMVPAKPNYSMVLYFAADKPVTKDTLLDKFMEGTDTFRDSRFKLIPSIIEGHWMVKRAVGTKACLLGKAVKCYYVREDNFLEIDVDIGSSSVARSVIGLVLGYAASLVVDLAILLEGKEESELPEEILGTVRLNRVTVDAAVQLDNV, encoded by the exons ATGGCTTCCGGGTCGATATTCAAGAAGGTAGGGAATGACAGCGGTTCGTCGGAGAGCGGCGCCGACTTCAGAGGCGGCGGACCTGGTTCTGCCGGTGCCGGGAATGCCCCTGTCGAGTACTCCGGCTGGGTGTACCATCTCGGGGTGAATTCAATCGGCCATGAATATTGCCGCCAGCGCTTCCTCGTCATCCGCGGCATGTTCGTTGAGATGTATAAGCGCGATCCCCATGAAAGTCCCGGCGCT AAGCCTGTTAGGAGGGGTATTATTGGGAACTCATTTGTGGTGGAGGGATTAGGCCAACGAAGAGTTAATCATGGG GATGTTTATGTTGTGAGGTTTTACAATCAGTTGGATGAGACAAAAAAGGGAGAA ATTGCTTGTGCTACTGCTGCAGAGGCCAAGAAATGGATGGAAGCCTTTGATAATGCAAGGCAACAG GTGGAGGCTGAACTTTCAAGTGGTGATGCTGCAATGCATAAGCTGAACGCAGAGTCCGA GATTAGCCTTGAAGGACATCGACCTAGGGTACGACGGTATGCAAATGGCTTGAAAGAGCTTATAAAAAGAGGACAAG GTCCTGAGAAACTTTTACGGCTATCATCAACCTCATCCATTGATAGCAGATCAGAGCTGTACTATGATGCAGTTGGAGGGGATCCAGCTGATGCCCGTGAATGGAAATGCGTCCGCACAATAAATG GTGTTCGAATATTTGAAGATGTGGCAGAAGCAAAG aatggtAAAATTGTTCTTGTCAAGGCTGTTGGTGTTGTTGAAGCAAGTGCAGAAACTGTCTTAGATATTGTGCTTAATCTTGATCGACATCAAAGATATGA GTGGGATACATTGACAGGTGATCTGGAGTTGGTTGCTTCCTTGAATGGACATTATGATGTTGTTTATGGGACGTTTGAGCCAAGACACCTGACTtg GTGGCAATCTAAGAGAGATTTTGTGTTCTCCCGGCAATGGTTTCATGGGCAAGATGGAACACACA CAATCTTGCAGTTTCCTGCTGTTCATAAGAATAGGGCTCCAAAATCTGGATATCGTCGTACCAAAATAAACT CTTCCACATGGGAGATTCGGGATCTAAGCACATCATCAAATTCTGCAAAATGTCTCGTGACACAGATGGTGGAGATACGCTCTAAGAACTGGTTCAAATGGAAGAAGAATGATTTCTCAGAATTTGAGAAGACGATTCCGTTTGGACTGTTAAGTCAAGTGGCAG GTCTAAAGGAATATATTGGAGCAAATCCAGGGCGTATACGCGCGTCATCTGGTGTGATATTTCGTTCAAAAAAATCTGATGATTTTGTACAAAATAGTGCACTCAAGGGTGCAGATGGGGTGGATCTGTTCTATGATGCAATTGCTTCTGACTCATCATCATCAGATGAAGACAGTGATGATGAAGTGGAACCCACTAACAAG GAAAAAGTAGTTAAACCGAAGAAGGCTTCATGGGCAGTAGCAAGATTGGCACTAAGCCGAACTTCAGCAG GAACAAGCACTAGCAAGGAGTCCAATCCGAATTCGCCTACTACACCTGTCATTGTGAGTAATATCGTCGGTAATATGCAGCAAGGGAAAGACGACAATGACATTAACTGCTGGACTGCTCCAGGGGGTTCAGGATTCGTGATCAGAGGGAAGACATACTTAAAAGATCATACAAAG GTCAAAGGCGGAGATCCCAAGTTCAAGCTAATTGCAGTTGATTGGTACAAGATAGAGAATTGTTTAACAAAGGTTGCATTGCACCCCAAGTGTCTTGTTCAG TCTGAAGCAGCGAAAAAAATTCCATTCATCTTTATCATTAATCTTATG GTTCCAGCTAAACCAAACTACAGCATGGTTCTTTATTTTGCCGCTGATAAACCTGTCACTAAGGATACATTGTTAGATAAATTCATGGAAGGTACTGACACGTTTCGCGATTCAAGATTCAAACTCATCCCAAGCATCATTGAG GGACACTGGATGGTCAAGCGCGCAGTGGGAACTAAAGCTTGCCTCTTAGGGAAAGCAGTAAAATGCTACTACGTTCGCGAAGACAATTTTCTTGAG ATTGATGTGGACATTGGCTCATCTTCTGTTGCAAGGAGTGTTATCGGGCTTGTGCTTGGATATGCAGCCAGCCTGGTTGTCGATCTCGCGATTCTATTAGAG GGAAAAGAAGAATCAGAACTCCCAGAAGAGATTCTAGGAACTGTTAGACTTAACCGTGTTACAGTTGATGCTGCTGTACAGTTGGATAATGTTTAA
- the LOC116002293 gene encoding uncharacterized protein LOC116002293: MAAGAASSDGLLRAVFDGCISHDAGIKRRPYHRNCSCALHKLRGHCSHLAGNKNAVSYPIRRSWSEGCLALATGAGAGASPCSSPVATAENMAAGMRSNNSCPVFSIGDEDVSSSD, from the coding sequence atggcCGCCGGAGCCGCCAGCAGCGACGGACTACTTCGGGCCGTGTTCGACGGGTGCATCTCCCACGACGCCGGGATCAAACGCCGCCCCTACCACCGTAACTGCAGCTGCGCGCTACATAAATTGCGCGGCCATTGCTCGCATCTCGCCGGGAATAAGAACGCCGTTTCGTACCCTATCCGACGGTCTTGGAGCGAGGGCTGCCTCGCTTTAGCtaccggcgccggcgccggagcTTCGCCGTGTTCTTCGCCGGTAGCCACCGCGGAGAATATGGCGGCGGGGATGAGAAGCAATAATAGTTGTCCCGTTTTCTCCATCGGCGATGAGGATGTCAGTTCCAGTGATTAA
- the LOC116001921 gene encoding sugar carrier protein A-like, whose translation MPGGAFGGGGRAGRGRAEQYQGRVTCYVVVACMVAAVGGSLFGYDVGISGGVTSMDGFLEKFFPSVYRNKMHVHENNYCKYNSQSLAAFTSSLYLAGLVASLVASPVTRKYGRRASIISGGLCFLIGAALDASSVNLTMLIFGRIMLGFGIGFGNQAVPMYLSEMAPTHLRGGLNMMFQLATTLGIFTANMINYGTEKIKPNGWRISLGLAAVPALVMTAGGILLPETPNSLVERGSPEKGRQVLEKLRGTTNVGAELQDIIEASELAKSIKSPFRNMLERKNRPQLIMAVFMPAFQILTGINAILFYAPVLFQTMGFGSKASLYSSALTGAVLVASTFISIATVDRWGRRALLIAGGVQMVICQIIVAVILGVKLGNEKELSRSYSAAVVTVVCLFVAAFGWSWGPLGWTVPSEIFPLETRSAGQSITVAVNLLLTFAIGQSFLSLLCAFKYGIFVFFAGWVAAMTLFVCLFLPETKGVPIEETIFLWRKHWFWKKIIPA comes from the exons ATGCCAGGTGGGGCtttcggcggcggcggcagggCGGGCAGGGGGAGGGCGGAGCAGTACCAAGGAAGGGTGACTTGTTATGTGGTGGTTGCGTGCATGGTCGCCGCCGTCGGCGGTTCTTTGTTTGGATATGATGTCGGAATTTCAG GAGGGGTGACATCCATGGATGGATTTCTGGAGAAATTTTTCCCATCAGTTTACAGAAACAAAATGCATGTACATGAGAACAACTACTGCAAGTACAACAGTCAGAGCCTAGCAGCGTTTACATCTTCTCTCTATCTCGCCGGACTGGTGGCGTCGCTGGTGGCATCTCCGGTGACGCGGAAGTATGGGCGCCGCGCCAGTATAATCTCCGGCGGACTATGCTTTCTGATAGGTGCAGCATTAGACGCATCATCTGTAAACTTAACCATGCTCATCTTTGGCCGGATCATGCTCGGCTTTGGGATCGGATTCGGGAATCAG GCGGTTCCGATGTACCTGTCGGAGATGGCGCCGACCCATCTCCGAGGAGGTCTCAACATGATGTTCCAACTAGCGACCACACTAGGGATTTTCACGGCAAACATGATAAACTACGGAACGGAGAAGATCAAGCCGAACGGGTGGAGGATCTCTCTCGGTCTGGCAGCGGTGCCGGCGCTTGTAATGACGGCGGGCGGAATCCTCCTCCCGGAGACCCCAAACAGCCTGGTGGAACGAGGGTCGCCGGAGAAAGGAAGACAAGTGCTGGAGAAGCTGCGCGGGACAACAAACGTCGGCGCGGAGTTGCAGGACATAATCGAAGCGAGCGAGCTGGCGAAATCGATCAAGAGTCCCTTCAGAAACATGCTGGAGAGGAAGAACAGGCCGCAGTTAATCATGGCGGTTTTCATGCCGGCGTTTCAGATTCTCACCGGCATAAACGCCATCCTTTTCTACGCCCCCGTGCTGTTTCAGACTATGGGTTTTGGATCAAAAGCTTCGCTGTATTCCTCCGCTTTGACCGGCGCCGTTCTTGTCGCCTCCACCTTCATTTCCATCGCCACCGTCGACAGATGGGGCCGCAGAGCTTTGCTCATTGCCGGAGGGGTACAAATGGTGATCTGTCAG ATAATAGTGGCGGTCATTTTGGGGGTGAAGTTGGGGAACGAGAAGGAGCTTTCGAGGAGCTACTCGGCGGCGGTGGTGACGGTGGTGTGTTTGTTTGTGGCGGCGTTTGGGTGGTCGTGGGGGCCTCTGGGGTGGACGGTGCCGAGCGAGATATTTCCGCTGGAAACACGGTCGGCGGGACAGAGCATAACGGTGGCGGTGAACTTATTACTCACTTTCGCGATAGGGCAGTCGTTCCTCTCGCTCCTCTGCGCTTTCAAGTATGGGATTTTCGTCTTCTTTGCGGGGTGGGTTGCGGCCATGACACTGTTCGTCTGCCTGTTCTTGCCGGAAACCAAAGGTGTCCCCATTGAAGAGACCATCTTCTTGTGGAGAAAACATTGGTTTTGGAAGAAGATCATCCCTGCCTAG
- the LOC116002294 gene encoding uncharacterized protein LOC116002294 — protein MVMQKLKISDEMLLPSSGDHIATIVDSIFSMFKDGGCQLQYMENRAILVSTLDVVNAVNEYMSDLYVAQSKTYLSCDTVCKSDSTNGILYDMHTPEFLNGLKASSIPNHYLTLKIGSPVMLLRNIDHSMGFCNGTRLIITRLSDHVVEAKIVTGHNAGHVVLIPRIMSMTPTDTRLPFKFQRRQFPLMLCHMQ, from the coding sequence ATGGTTATGCAAAAGTTGAAAATTTCTGATGAAATGTTGTTGCCATCTTCTGGTGACCACATTGCCACAATAGTTGATAGTATATTTTCAATGTTCAAGGACGGTGGTTGCCAGCTACAATACATGGAAAATCGTGCTATTCTAGTGTCAACACTTGATGTGGTCAATGCGgtaaatgaatatatgagtgATTTGTATGTTGCTCAGAGCAAGACCTACCTAAGTTGCGACACTGTTTGTAAGTCGGATTCAACAAATGGTATACTATATGATATGCACACTCCAGAATTTCTAAATGGGTTGAAAGCTTCTAGCATACCAAACCATTATTTAACTTTAAAGATTGGATCTCCTGTAATGCTGTTGAGAAATATAGATCACTCAATGGGTTTTTGTAATGGCACAAGACTTATCATTACTAGGTTATCTGATCATGTTGTAGAAGCAAAGATTGTCACGGGGCACAATGCCGGCCATGTCGTCTTGATACCAAGGATAATGTCAATGACCCCAACTGATACAAGATTgccatttaaatttcaaagaaggcAATTTCCTCTTATGCTgtgtcatatgcaatga
- the LOC116001919 gene encoding uncharacterized protein LOC116001919 has protein sequence MRTTLKTYTCSSSQPRRLSFSLSPSPTCSDVQFNPSASLSPPCVIAAFSIDRKMGGGNNKKGSNKSKTRRPRNAYSGRALFVEGGILSEWQRFDSTPSREKNSRGGNGNGSRNPAIGSKNAAPKSSSGSGSLSRSESKKTRGNTIAYMYPSEDVQEGLASESSGEGKDVKSVGMHPIVLLDSKESKIVAYIDEGSNKEPQNMEHVYDYSTTCTLGERPDVEHQEMECVYDYSTGFSVDENTHRGLGFYNEAEAMHGIGSSSKADEKEDSDFKSSSSDEDMDADVDVDVDGDAADKLSPEENQGFLSIGGLRLYTHDISEEEDEEDDEDDLLEEETSGSSESGESTGSSDSDDSSDSGSEIDDEVAADYLESTGGIDHVVNVDKLVGKIQDGTDDDRLDETLEKLSGIALQEASREYGMKKHQSRRKSQGESKDTPAKYVWSSALDDLMLVKDPRTVSGRKKHAAKFPQSWPLESQKSKNFRRNPGEKKKHRKEMIASKRRERMIRRGVDLQKINAKLEKMVLDGADMLSFEPMHTKDCSQVRRLASVYRLWSGCQGSGKKRFVTVARTHHTCMPSANDRVRVEKLIGANDEDDDFTVNGVPANKPSRGSYTTSTPRDSKSSQIKSLKSLSNSGGNKDSSRKKMNCKTGAYSSQPVSFISSGIMSSEKVELKITESTESSDGCHEKKCVSNYGAFELHTTGFGSKMMVKMGFTGGGLGKDGQGIAEPIQVSQRPKTLGLGADIPETSTANETKTPTPKLVGFGEDFPTRSRKSGQKGSQGQKAQYGSPGFGAFENHTKGFGSKMMAKMGFVEGTGLGKDSQGITAPILATRRPKSQGLGAKR, from the exons ATGCGTACAACCCTTAAGACCTACACTTGTTCCTCGTCACAGCCTCGCAGGCTatccttttctctctctccatcGCCGACTTGCTCCGACGTGCAATTTAACCCTTCCGCCTCTCTCTCTCCGCCTTGCGTGATCGCTGCTTTCAGTATCGATCGGAAAATGGGAGGGGGAAATAACAAAAAGGGATCCAATAAATCCAAAACCCGTAGGCCCCGAAACGCGTATTCGGGTCGGGCTCTTTTCGTCGAAGGTGGGATCTTGTCTGAATGGCAGCGCTTCGATTCTACTCCTTCTAGAG AGAAGAATTCGCGTGgtggaaatggaaatggaagtAGAAATCCAGCAATTGGTAGCAAGAACGCAGCTCCGAAGAGTAGTTCCGGTTCGGGTTCACTGTCCAGAAGTGAATCTAAGAAGACTAGAGGGAATACGATTGCTTATATGTATCCTTCGGAAGATGTTCAG GAAGGTTTGGCTAGTGAGAGTAGTGGAGAAGGTAAGGATGTTAAGTCAGTGGGGATGCATCCTATTGTTTTGCTTGATTCCAAGGAGTCGAAAATTGTTGCGTATATAGATGAAGGATCAAATAAGGAACCTCAAAATATGGAGCATGTTTATGATTATAGTACGACTTGCACACTAGGTGAAAGGCCAGATGTTGAACATCAAGAAATGGAATGTGTTTATGACTACAGTACAGGTTTTTCAGTGGATGAAAACACACACAGAGGATTAGGGTTCTATAACGAAGCAGAAGCAATGCATGGTATTGGATCATCTTCTAAAGCTGATGAGAAGGAAGATTCTGATTTTAAATCATCTTCCTCTGATGAGGATATGGATGctgatgttgatgttgatgttgatggTGATGCAGCTGATAAATTATCTCCAGAGGAAAACCAAGGATTTTTGTCCATTGGGGGCTTGAGATTATATACACATGATATatcagaagaagaagatgaggagGATGATGAAGATGACCTGCTTGAGGAAGAAACTTCAGGTTCTTCAGAATCTGGGGAGTCCACTGGTTCATCCGATAGTGATGATTCCTCTGATAGCGGTTCAGAAATCGATGATGAAGTTGCTGCAGATTATCTTGAAAGTACTGGTGGGATTGACCATGTTGTAAATGTTGATAAACTTGTTGGAAAGATTCAAGATGGTACAGATGATGATAGATTGGATGAAACATTAGAGAAGCTGAGTGGGATTGCTCTTCAGGAAGCATCAAGGGAGTATGGCATGAAGAAACATCAATCTAGGAGAAAAAGTCAGGGAGAAAGCAAAGATACTCCTGCCAAGTATGTTTGGTCATCTGCTTTAGATGATCTTATGCTTGTAAAAGATCCAAGAACTGTTTCAGGTAGAAAGAAGCATGCTGCTAAATTTCCGCAGTCATGGCCTCTTGAGtctcaaaaaagtaaaaatttcaGGAGGAATCCAG GTGAGAAAAAGAAACACCGTAAAGAAATGATTGCATCAAAGCGTCGAGAAAGAATGATTCGCCGTGGTGTTGATCTCCAGAAAATTAATGCG AAATTGGAAAAAATGGTTCTGGATGGAGCTGATATGTTGTCATTTGAACCTATGCACACAAAAGATTGTTCTCAG GTGCGAAGACTTGCATCAGTCTACCGCTTGTGGAGTGGTTGCCAAGGTTCTGGCAAGAAGAG GTTTGTAACCGTGGCAAGAACGCATCACACATGTATGCCATCAGCGAATGATAGAGTTCGCGTAGAAAAG TTAATAGGAGCTAATGACGAGGATGATGATTTCACAGTCAATGGTGTACCCGCAAACAAACCTTCAAGAGGCAGTTATACTACTTCAACGCCCAGAGACTCAAAATCTTCTCAgataaaatcacttaaaagctTATCGAATTCTGGGGGCAATAAAGACTCAAGTAGAAAGAAGATGAATTGTAAAACAGGTGCCTACTCTTCTCAACCCGTATCGTTTATATCAAGTGGTATAATGAGTTCAGAGAAAGTTGAGCTGAAAATCACTGAATCAACCGAGTCAAGTGACGGCTGCCATGAAAAGAAATGTGTATCAAACTATGGTGCATTCGAGTTGCACACAACCGGTTTTGGCTCCAAGATGATGGTTAAGATGGGCTTCACTGGCGGAGGTTTAGGAAAGGATGGACAGGGTATTGCGGAGCCCATCCAAGTTTCTCAACGCCCTAAAACACTTGGTTTGGGAGCTGACATCCCTGAAACAAGCACTGCTAACGAAACAAAGACTCCCACTCCTAAAttggttggatttggcgagGATTTCCCTACAAGAAGCAGGAAATCAGGACAAAAAGGATCTCAGGGCCAAAAAGCCCAGTACGGTTCTCCAGGATTTGGAGCGTTTGAGAATCACACAAAAGGTTTTGGATCCAAGATGATGGCGAAGATGGGTTTCGTTGAAGGCACAGGACTTGGTAAAGATTCGCAAGGCATCACCGCTCCTATACTTGCAACACGTCGTCCTAAATCACAAGGACTGGGTGCCAAAAGATGA